The Salmonella enterica subsp. houtenae serovar Houten genome has a segment encoding these proteins:
- the rplJ gene encoding 50S ribosomal subunit protein L10, whose product MALNLQDKQAIVAEVSEVAKGALSAVVADSRGVTVDKMTELRKAGREAGVYMRVVRNTLLRRVVEGTQFECLKDTFVGPTLIAYSMEHPGAAARLFKEFAKANAKFEVKAAAFEGELIPASQIDRLATLPTYEEAIARLMATMKEASAGKLVRTLAAVRDAKEAA is encoded by the coding sequence ATGGCTTTAAATCTTCAAGACAAACAAGCGATTGTTGCTGAAGTCAGCGAAGTAGCCAAAGGCGCGCTGTCTGCAGTAGTTGCGGATTCCCGTGGCGTAACTGTAGATAAAATGACTGAACTGCGTAAAGCAGGTCGTGAAGCTGGCGTATACATGCGTGTTGTTCGTAACACCCTGCTGCGCCGCGTCGTTGAAGGTACTCAGTTCGAGTGCCTGAAAGACACGTTTGTTGGTCCGACCCTGATTGCATACTCTATGGAACACCCGGGCGCTGCTGCTCGTCTGTTCAAAGAGTTCGCGAAAGCGAATGCAAAATTTGAGGTCAAAGCTGCAGCCTTTGAAGGTGAGCTGATCCCGGCGTCTCAGATCGACCGCCTGGCAACTCTGCCGACCTACGAAGAAGCAATTGCACGCCTGATGGCAACCATGAAAGAAGCTTCGGCTGGCAAACTGGTTCGCACACTGGCTGCTGTACGCGATGCAAAAGAAGCTGCGTAA
- the birA gene encoding bifunctional protein: biotin operon repressor and biotin-[acetyl-CoA carboxylase] synthetase: protein MKDTTVPLTLISLLADGEFHSGEQLGERLGMSRAAINKHIQTLRDWGVDVFTVPGKGYSLPEPIQLLDADRIHSQLDSGNVAVLPVIDSTNQYLLDRIGELRSGDACVAEYQQAGRGRRGRKWFSPFGANLYLSMYWRLEQGPAAAIGLSLVIGIVMAEVLRELGADKVRVKWPNDLYLLDRKLAGILVELTGKTGDAAQIVIGAGINMAMRRVEEDVINQGWITLQEAGITLDRNMLAAKLIYKLRVALELFEQEGLSPYLSRWKKLDNFIDRPVKLIIGDKEIFGISRGIDTQGALLLEQDGVIKPWMGGEISLRSAE from the coding sequence ATGAAAGATACTACTGTTCCCCTGACGCTGATCTCGCTACTTGCCGACGGAGAGTTTCATTCAGGCGAGCAGTTGGGTGAACGGCTGGGAATGAGCCGCGCGGCAATTAATAAACATATCCAGACATTACGCGACTGGGGGGTAGATGTATTTACCGTTCCCGGGAAAGGATATAGCTTACCGGAACCCATCCAGTTACTGGATGCTGACCGTATTCATAGCCAACTGGATAGCGGAAACGTGGCGGTATTGCCTGTTATCGATTCAACGAATCAGTATTTACTTGATCGAATTGGCGAGCTGCGCTCAGGCGATGCCTGTGTGGCAGAATACCAACAGGCGGGGCGTGGTCGTCGCGGGCGTAAATGGTTCTCACCGTTTGGCGCGAATCTATATCTTTCAATGTACTGGCGTCTGGAGCAGGGCCCTGCGGCGGCAATAGGCCTGAGTCTGGTTATTGGAATTGTGATGGCGGAAGTGCTGCGTGAACTGGGCGCTGATAAAGTTCGCGTGAAGTGGCCTAACGACCTCTACCTGCTGGATCGCAAACTGGCTGGTATTCTGGTCGAGTTAACCGGTAAAACGGGCGATGCCGCACAAATAGTGATTGGCGCTGGTATTAACATGGCAATGCGTCGTGTAGAAGAGGACGTGATAAATCAGGGATGGATCACGCTGCAGGAGGCTGGAATTACGCTCGACCGCAATATGCTGGCTGCAAAGCTGATTTATAAGCTACGTGTTGCGCTTGAGCTTTTTGAGCAAGAAGGTCTTTCTCCTTATCTTTCGCGCTGGAAAAAACTGGATAATTTTATTGATCGTCCGGTAAAACTGATTATTGGCGACAAAGAAATATTTGGTATTTCTCGCGGCATTGATACTCAGGGCGCATTATTGCTTGAACAGGATGGCGTGATTAAACCCTGGATGGGGGGGGAAATATCGCTGCGAAGCGCCGAATAG
- the SBOV42191 gene encoding glutamate racemase, which translates to MATKLQDENTPCLAATPSEPRPTVLVFDSGVGGLSVYDEIRRLLPDLHYIYAFDNVAFPYGEKSETFIVERVVEIVTAVQRRYPLSLAVIACNTASTVSLPALREKFAFPVVGVVPAIKPAARLTANGVVGLLATRATVKRPYTHELIARFANECQIAMLGSAELVELAEAKLHGDSVSLEELRRILRPWLRMPEPPDTVVLGCTHFPLLRDELLHVLPEGTRLVDSGAAIARRTAWLLEHDAPDAKSTDANIAYCMAMTPEAEQLLPVLQRYGFETLEKLAV; encoded by the coding sequence ATGGCTACCAAACTGCAGGACGAGAATACACCTTGTCTGGCAGCTACACCTTCTGAACCACGTCCCACCGTGCTGGTATTTGATTCCGGCGTCGGTGGATTGTCGGTCTATGATGAGATTCGGCGGCTCCTGCCGGATCTCCACTATATATATGCTTTCGATAACGTGGCTTTCCCCTACGGGGAAAAGAGCGAAACGTTTATCGTCGAGCGCGTTGTCGAGATAGTGACTGCGGTACAGCGGCGCTATCCTCTCTCACTGGCGGTGATTGCCTGCAATACCGCCAGTACGGTCTCTCTTCCCGCATTACGTGAAAAGTTTGCCTTCCCGGTGGTGGGCGTTGTGCCTGCGATTAAACCAGCGGCGCGGCTTACCGCAAATGGTGTCGTCGGGCTACTGGCGACGCGAGCGACGGTCAAACGTCCTTATACTCACGAGCTTATTGCGCGCTTCGCCAATGAATGTCAGATAGCGATGTTGGGATCGGCAGAGCTGGTGGAACTGGCGGAAGCTAAATTACATGGCGACTCGGTATCGCTGGAAGAGCTGCGCCGGATATTACGTCCATGGCTGCGAATGCCGGAACCGCCTGACACGGTCGTTCTGGGGTGTACGCATTTCCCTCTATTACGGGACGAGCTTTTGCACGTCCTGCCCGAAGGGACGCGGTTAGTGGATTCCGGCGCGGCGATAGCGCGTCGTACAGCCTGGCTGTTGGAACATGACGCGCCGGATGCGAAATCAACCGATGCCAATATTGCTTATTGCATGGCAATGACGCCAGAAGCTGAACAATTATTGCCCGTTTTACAGCGTTATGGCTTTGAAACGCTCGAAAAACTGGCGGTTTAA
- the btuB gene encoding vitamin B12 receptor protein has protein sequence MIKKATLLTAFSVTAFSAWAQDTSPDTLVVTANRFQQPRSAVLAPVTIVTRQDIERWQSTSVNDVLRRLPGIDIAQSGGVGQNSSIFIRGTNSSHVLVLIDGVRLNLAGVSGSADLSQFPVSLVQRIEYIRGPRSAIYGSDAIGGVVNIITTRDNPGTELTAGWGSNSYQNYDISTQQQLDENTRATLIGDYEYTKGFDVVAKGGTGMQAQPDRDGFLSKTLYGALEHTFSDRWSGFVRGYGYDNRTDYDAYYSPGSPLIDTRKLYSQSWDAGLRFNGERIQSQLVSSYSHSKDYNYDPHYGRYDTSATLDEMKQYNVQWTNSVVVGHGNVGAGVDWQKQTTTPGTGYVPKGYDQRNTGVYLTGLQQLGDFTLEAAARSDDNSQFGRHGTWQTSAGWEFIEGYRFIASYGTSYKAPNLGQLYGYYGNPNLNPEKSKQWEGAFEGLTAGVSWRISGYRNDINDMIDYDDHLQKYYNEGKARIKGIEATANFDTGPLTHTVSYDYVDARNAITDTPLPRRSKQMAKYQLDWDVYDFDWGVTYQYLGSRYDSDYSAYPYRTVKMGGVSLWDLTVSYPITSHLTVRGKIANLFDKDYETVYGYQTAGREYTLSGSYTF, from the coding sequence ATGATTAAAAAAGCTACGCTGCTGACGGCGTTCTCCGTCACGGCCTTTTCCGCTTGGGCGCAGGATACTAGCCCGGATACCCTGGTTGTCACCGCCAACCGTTTTCAGCAGCCGCGCAGCGCGGTTCTGGCGCCCGTTACCATCGTGACGCGTCAGGATATTGAACGCTGGCAATCGACCTCCGTAAATGATGTTCTGCGCCGCTTGCCTGGCATCGATATTGCGCAGAGCGGCGGCGTCGGACAAAATTCCTCCATTTTCATTCGCGGCACTAACTCCAGCCATGTACTGGTATTGATTGACGGCGTGCGTCTGAATTTAGCAGGCGTGAGCGGGTCCGCCGATCTTAGCCAGTTCCCGGTGTCACTGGTACAGCGCATTGAATATATTCGCGGTCCGCGCTCCGCTATTTATGGTTCCGATGCTATCGGCGGTGTAGTGAATATCATTACGACGCGCGATAACCCAGGCACAGAATTAACCGCTGGATGGGGAAGCAATAGCTACCAGAATTACGACATCTCGACGCAACAGCAACTTGACGAAAACACGCGGGCGACGTTGATCGGCGATTACGAATACACCAAAGGGTTTGACGTGGTAGCGAAAGGCGGTACCGGGATGCAGGCGCAGCCTGACCGGGACGGCTTTTTGAGTAAAACGCTTTATGGCGCGTTAGAGCATACCTTTTCCGATCGCTGGAGCGGATTCGTGCGTGGTTATGGCTACGATAACCGTACCGATTACGACGCATATTACTCGCCGGGCTCGCCGCTGATTGATACACGCAAACTTTATAGCCAAAGCTGGGACGCCGGCCTGCGTTTTAATGGCGAACGCATTCAGTCTCAGCTAGTTTCAAGCTATAGCCACAGTAAAGATTACAACTATGATCCGCACTATGGTCGGTATGATACCTCCGCCACGCTGGATGAGATGAAACAGTACAATGTTCAATGGACCAACAGCGTGGTCGTTGGGCACGGTAATGTCGGGGCGGGCGTAGACTGGCAGAAACAGACCACCACGCCAGGCACCGGTTATGTGCCCAAGGGATATGACCAGCGTAATACCGGGGTTTACCTGACAGGATTACAACAGTTGGGTGACTTTACCCTGGAAGCGGCAGCGCGCAGTGATGACAACTCCCAGTTTGGTCGTCACGGTACCTGGCAAACCAGCGCGGGATGGGAGTTTATAGAAGGTTATCGCTTTATTGCCTCCTACGGAACCTCCTACAAAGCGCCTAATTTGGGCCAACTGTATGGTTATTACGGTAATCCGAACCTGAATCCTGAAAAGAGTAAACAGTGGGAAGGCGCATTTGAAGGGCTAACCGCTGGCGTTAGCTGGCGTATTTCAGGTTATCGTAACGATATTAATGACATGATCGATTATGACGATCATCTGCAAAAATATTACAACGAAGGTAAGGCGCGCATTAAAGGTATTGAGGCGACGGCGAATTTCGATACCGGGCCGTTAACGCATACGGTCAGTTATGATTACGTTGATGCGCGTAATGCGATTACCGATACGCCATTACCTCGGCGTTCCAAACAGATGGCGAAATATCAACTCGACTGGGACGTTTACGATTTTGACTGGGGGGTGACATATCAATACCTTGGTTCCCGATATGATTCGGATTACTCCGCTTACCCATACCGGACAGTAAAAATGGGCGGCGTCAGTTTATGGGATCTTACGGTTTCATATCCAATCACCTCACATCTGACAGTTCGTGGTAAAATCGCCAACCTGTTCGACAAAGATTACGAGACAGTTTATGGCTACCAAACTGCAGGACGAGAATACACCTTGTCTGGCAGCTACACCTTCTGA
- the tuf1_2 gene encoding elongation factor Tu, protein MSKEKFERTKPHVNVGTIGHVDHGKTTLTAAITTVLAKTYGGAARAFDQIDNAPEEKARGITINTSHVEYDTPTRHYAHVDCPGHADYVKNMITGAAQMDGAILVVAATDGPMPQTREHILLGRQVGVPYIIVFLNKCDMVDDEELLELVEMEVRELLSQYDFPGDDTPIVRGSALKALEGDAEWEAKIIELAGYLDSYIPEPERAIDKPFLLPIEDVFSISGRGTVVTGRVERGIIKVGEEVEIVGIKETQKSTCTGVEMFRKLLDEGRAGENVGVLLRGIKREEIERGQVLAKPGTIKPHTKFESEVYILSKDEGGRHTPFFKGYRPQFYFRTTDVTGTIELPEGVEMVMPGDNIKMVVTLIHPIAMDDGLRFAIREGGRTVGAGVVAKVLG, encoded by the coding sequence ATGTCTAAAGAAAAGTTTGAACGTACAAAACCGCACGTTAACGTCGGTACTATCGGCCACGTTGACCATGGTAAAACAACGCTGACCGCTGCCATCACTACCGTACTGGCTAAAACCTACGGCGGTGCCGCCCGCGCATTCGACCAGATCGATAACGCGCCGGAAGAAAAAGCGCGTGGTATCACCATCAACACGTCTCACGTTGAATACGATACCCCGACCCGTCACTACGCACACGTAGACTGCCCGGGCCACGCCGACTATGTTAAAAACATGATCACCGGTGCTGCGCAGATGGACGGCGCGATCCTGGTTGTTGCTGCGACTGACGGCCCGATGCCGCAGACCCGTGAGCACATCCTGCTGGGTCGTCAGGTAGGCGTTCCGTACATCATCGTGTTCCTGAACAAATGCGACATGGTTGATGACGAAGAGCTGCTGGAACTGGTAGAAATGGAAGTTCGTGAACTTCTGTCTCAGTACGACTTCCCTGGCGACGACACGCCGATCGTGCGTGGTTCTGCTCTGAAAGCGCTGGAAGGCGACGCAGAATGGGAAGCGAAAATCATCGAACTGGCTGGCTACCTGGATTCTTACATCCCGGAACCAGAGCGTGCGATTGACAAACCGTTCCTGCTGCCGATCGAAGACGTATTCTCCATCTCCGGTCGTGGTACCGTTGTTACCGGTCGTGTAGAGCGCGGTATCATCAAAGTGGGCGAAGAAGTTGAAATCGTTGGTATCAAAGAGACTCAGAAGTCGACCTGTACTGGCGTTGAAATGTTCCGCAAACTGCTGGACGAAGGCCGTGCTGGCGAGAACGTAGGTGTTCTGCTGCGTGGTATCAAACGTGAAGAAATCGAACGTGGTCAGGTACTGGCTAAGCCGGGCACCATCAAGCCGCACACCAAGTTCGAATCTGAAGTGTACATTCTGTCCAAAGATGAAGGCGGCCGTCATACACCGTTCTTCAAAGGCTACCGTCCGCAGTTCTACTTCCGTACGACTGACGTGACTGGCACCATCGAACTGCCGGAAGGCGTGGAGATGGTAATGCCGGGCGACAACATCAAAATGGTTGTTACCCTGATCCACCCGATCGCGATGGACGACGGTCTGCGTTTCGCAATCCGTGAAGGCGGCCGTACCGTTGGCGCGGGCGTTGTTGCTAAAGTTCTCGGCTAA
- the rplK gene encoding 50S ribosomal protein L11, whose amino-acid sequence MAKKVQAYVKLQVAAGMANPSPPVGPALGQQGVNIMEFCKAFNAKTDSIEKGLPIPVVITVYADRSFTFVTKTPPAAVLLKKAAGIKSGSGKPNKDKVGKISRAQLQEIAQTKAADMTGADIEAMTRSIEGTARSMGLVVED is encoded by the coding sequence ATGGCTAAGAAAGTACAAGCCTACGTCAAGCTGCAGGTTGCAGCTGGTATGGCGAACCCGAGTCCGCCGGTTGGTCCAGCACTGGGTCAGCAGGGTGTGAACATCATGGAATTCTGCAAAGCGTTCAACGCAAAAACGGATTCCATCGAAAAAGGTCTGCCGATTCCGGTTGTTATTACCGTTTACGCTGACCGTTCTTTCACCTTCGTTACCAAAACGCCTCCGGCAGCTGTTCTGCTGAAAAAAGCGGCTGGTATCAAGTCTGGTTCCGGCAAGCCGAACAAAGACAAAGTAGGTAAAATTTCCCGCGCTCAGCTGCAGGAAATCGCGCAGACCAAAGCTGCCGACATGACCGGTGCCGACATTGAAGCGATGACTCGCTCCATCGAAGGTACTGCACGTTCCATGGGCCTGGTAGTGGAGGACTAA
- the rplA gene encoding 50S ribosomal protein L1, with the protein MAKLTKRMRVIREKVDATKQYDINEAIALLKELATAKFNESVDVAVNLGIDARKSDQNVRGATVLPHGTGRSVRVAVFTQGANAEAAKAAGAELVGMEDLADQIKKGEMNFDVVIASPDAMRVVGQLGQVLGPRGLMPNPKVGTVTPNVAEAVKNAKAGQVRYRNDKNGIIHTTIGKVDFDSDKLKENLEALLVALKKAKPSQAKGVYIKKVSISTTMGAGVAVDQAGLSASAN; encoded by the coding sequence ATGGCTAAACTGACCAAGCGTATGCGCGTGATCCGTGAGAAAGTTGATGCGACCAAACAGTACGACATCAACGAAGCTATTGCCCTGCTGAAAGAGCTGGCCACTGCTAAATTCAACGAAAGCGTTGACGTTGCCGTTAACCTCGGCATCGATGCGCGTAAATCTGACCAGAACGTTCGTGGCGCGACTGTACTGCCGCACGGTACTGGCCGTTCTGTTCGCGTTGCCGTATTTACCCAGGGTGCAAACGCTGAAGCTGCGAAAGCTGCCGGCGCTGAACTGGTAGGTATGGAAGATCTGGCTGACCAGATCAAGAAAGGCGAAATGAACTTTGACGTTGTTATTGCTTCTCCGGATGCAATGCGCGTTGTTGGGCAATTGGGCCAGGTTCTGGGTCCGCGCGGCCTGATGCCAAACCCGAAAGTCGGTACTGTTACCCCTAACGTTGCTGAAGCGGTTAAGAACGCTAAAGCAGGTCAGGTTCGTTACCGTAACGACAAAAACGGCATCATCCATACCACCATCGGTAAAGTGGACTTTGATTCTGACAAACTGAAAGAAAACCTGGAAGCTCTGCTGGTTGCGCTGAAAAAAGCAAAACCGAGCCAGGCGAAAGGCGTGTACATCAAGAAAGTTAGCATCTCCACCACCATGGGTGCTGGCGTTGCCGTTGATCAGGCTGGTCTGAGCGCATCTGCGAACTAA
- the secE gene encoding preprotein translocase subunit SecE yields MSANTEAQGSGRGLEAMKWIVVAILLIVAIVGNYLYRDMMLPLRALAVVILIAAAGGVALLTTKGKATVAFAREARTEVRKVIWPTRQETLHTTLIVAAVTAVMSLILWGLDGILVRLVSFITGLRF; encoded by the coding sequence ATGAGTGCGAATACCGAAGCTCAAGGGAGCGGGCGCGGCCTGGAAGCGATGAAGTGGATAGTTGTTGCCATATTGCTGATCGTCGCAATCGTCGGCAACTACCTCTATCGCGACATGATGCTGCCGCTGCGTGCGCTGGCCGTAGTAATTCTGATTGCTGCAGCGGGTGGTGTCGCGCTGTTGACGACAAAAGGTAAAGCAACCGTTGCTTTTGCCCGTGAAGCGAGAACCGAAGTCCGTAAGGTCATTTGGCCGACTCGCCAGGAAACGCTGCACACCACGCTGATCGTCGCTGCGGTTACCGCAGTTATGTCACTGATCCTGTGGGGACTGGATGGTATTCTGGTTCGCCTGGTATCCTTTATCACTGGCCTGAGGTTCTGA
- the coaA gene encoding pantothenate kinase produces MTPYLQFDRSQWAALRDSVPMTLTENEIAQLKGINEDLSLEEVAEIYLPLSRLLNFYISSNLRRQAVLEQFLGTNGQRIPYIISIAGSVAVGKSTTARVLQALLSRWPEHRRVELITTDGFLHPNQVLKERGLMKKKGFPESYDMHRLVKFVSDLKSGVPNVTAPVYSHLIYDVIPEGDKTVAQPDILILEGLNVLQSGMDYPHDPHHVFVSDFVDFSIYVDAPEELLQTWYINRFLKFREGAFTDPDSYFHNYAKLSKEEAVNTATSLWKEINWLNLKQNILPTRERASLIMTKSANHAVEQVRLRK; encoded by the coding sequence ATGACGCCTTACCTACAGTTTGATCGCAGCCAGTGGGCTGCGCTTCGTGATTCTGTGCCGATGACCCTGACCGAGAATGAGATCGCGCAGTTAAAAGGCATTAATGAAGATTTATCGCTGGAAGAAGTTGCAGAAATATATTTACCCCTCTCCCGTTTGCTAAATTTTTATATCAGTTCAAATCTGCGTCGTCAGGCTGTCCTGGAACAGTTTCTGGGCACCAACGGCCAACGAATCCCTTATATCATCAGTATCGCGGGCAGCGTCGCAGTGGGTAAAAGCACGACAGCGCGCGTTCTGCAAGCGTTGCTGAGCCGCTGGCCGGAACACCGCCGTGTTGAATTGATTACCACAGACGGCTTCCTCCACCCAAACCAGGTGTTGAAAGAACGTGGGTTAATGAAGAAAAAGGGGTTTCCCGAATCGTATGATATGCACCGACTGGTGAAATTCGTTTCTGACCTCAAGTCGGGCGTACCGAACGTGACGGCGCCAGTCTATTCTCATTTGATTTACGATGTTATTCCTGAAGGGGATAAAACCGTCGCTCAGCCTGACATATTGATTCTTGAAGGTTTAAATGTTTTACAAAGCGGTATGGATTATCCTCACGATCCGCACCATGTATTTGTCTCTGATTTCGTTGATTTCTCTATTTACGTTGATGCGCCAGAAGAACTTCTTCAGACATGGTATATCAATCGTTTCCTGAAATTCCGTGAAGGGGCATTTACCGATCCTGACTCTTATTTCCACAATTATGCGAAATTATCTAAAGAAGAAGCAGTTAATACAGCAACCTCGCTTTGGAAAGAAATTAACTGGTTGAATTTAAAACAAAATATATTACCCACGCGAGAACGTGCTAGCCTTATTATGACCAAGAGCGCTAACCATGCGGTGGAGCAGGTAAGATTACGAAAATAA
- the murB gene encoding UDP-N-acetylenolpyruvoylglucosamine reductase: MTHSLKPWNTFGIDHCAKHIVCAENEQQLLSAWQQATREGLPVMILGEGSNVLFLENYAGTVILNRLKGIEVKETAEAWHLYVGAGENWHQLVRYALDNNMPGLENLALIPGCVGSSPIQNIGAYGVELQRVCDYVDCAELETGKRLRLSAAECRFGYRDSIFKHEYQDRVAIVAVGLRLPKQWQPVLTYGDLTCLDPKTVTAQQVFDAICHMRTTKLPDPKVNGNAGSFFKNPVVAADIAMELLERFPNVPHYPQADGSVKLAAGWLIDQCQLKGVAIGGAAVHRQQALVLINANDATSKDVVALAHHVRQKVGEKFNVWLEPEVRFIGQSGEVDAVESIA; this comes from the coding sequence ATGACCCATTCCCTAAAACCCTGGAATACCTTCGGCATTGATCATTGTGCAAAGCACATCGTATGCGCTGAAAACGAACAACAACTACTGAGCGCCTGGCAGCAAGCAACTCGTGAGGGACTGCCGGTTATGATCCTGGGTGAAGGAAGCAACGTCCTGTTTCTGGAAAATTACGCCGGCACCGTGATCCTTAACCGCCTGAAAGGCATTGAGGTAAAGGAAACGGCAGAGGCGTGGCATCTGTATGTTGGCGCTGGAGAGAACTGGCATCAACTCGTTCGCTACGCGCTGGACAACAACATGCCCGGCCTGGAGAATCTGGCGCTCATCCCTGGCTGCGTTGGTTCCTCGCCTATACAGAATATTGGCGCGTATGGCGTAGAACTACAGCGCGTCTGCGACTACGTTGACTGCGCTGAACTGGAAACGGGAAAACGTCTGCGTTTGTCTGCGGCGGAATGCCGTTTCGGCTATCGTGACAGTATCTTCAAACATGAATATCAGGATCGCGTTGCGATCGTCGCGGTGGGGCTACGTCTGCCAAAGCAATGGCAGCCGGTGTTGACCTATGGCGATCTTACTTGTCTGGACCCGAAAACGGTCACCGCGCAACAGGTGTTTGATGCTATATGCCATATGCGCACCACAAAATTGCCGGATCCTAAAGTAAATGGCAATGCGGGCAGCTTTTTTAAAAACCCCGTTGTCGCAGCCGATATCGCCATGGAATTGTTGGAACGATTTCCCAATGTGCCGCATTACCCTCAGGCAGACGGCTCAGTGAAGCTGGCGGCAGGCTGGCTGATTGACCAATGTCAGTTGAAAGGCGTCGCCATTGGCGGCGCTGCGGTGCATCGCCAGCAGGCGCTGGTATTGATTAATGCTAATGATGCGACAAGTAAAGATGTGGTGGCGCTGGCGCATCATGTCCGGCAAAAAGTGGGCGAAAAATTTAATGTCTGGCTAGAGCCTGAGGTTCGCTTTATTGGTCAGTCCGGAGAGGTGGACGCTGTGGAGAGCATTGCATGA
- the rplL gene encoding 50S ribosomal subunit protein L7/L12 produces the protein MSITKDQIIEAVAAMSVMDVVELISAMEEKFGVSAAAAVAVAAGPVEAAEEKTEFDVILKAAGANKVAVIKAVRGATGLGLKEAKDLVESAPAALKEGVSKDDAEALKKSLEEAGAEVEVK, from the coding sequence ATGTCTATCACTAAAGATCAAATCATTGAAGCAGTTGCAGCTATGTCCGTAATGGACGTTGTAGAACTGATCTCTGCAATGGAAGAAAAATTCGGTGTTTCCGCTGCTGCTGCTGTCGCTGTAGCTGCTGGTCCGGTTGAAGCTGCTGAAGAAAAAACTGAATTCGACGTAATTCTGAAAGCTGCTGGCGCTAACAAAGTTGCTGTTATCAAAGCAGTACGCGGCGCAACTGGTCTGGGCCTGAAAGAAGCTAAAGACCTGGTAGAATCTGCTCCGGCCGCTCTGAAAGAAGGCGTGAGCAAAGATGACGCTGAAGCACTGAAAAAATCTCTGGAAGAAGCTGGCGCTGAAGTTGAAGTTAAATAA
- the nusG gene encoding transcription antitermination protein, with the protein MSEAPKKRWYVVQAFSGFEGRVATSLREHIKLHNMEELFGEVMVPTEEVVEIRGGQRRKSERKFFPGYVLVQMVMNDASWHLVRSVPRVMGFIGGTSDRPAPISDKEVDAIMNRLQQVGDKPRPKTLFEPGEMVRVNDGPFADFNGVVEEVDYEKSRLKVSVSIFGRATPVELDFSQVEKA; encoded by the coding sequence ATGTCTGAAGCACCTAAAAAGCGCTGGTACGTCGTTCAGGCGTTTTCCGGTTTTGAAGGCCGCGTAGCCACATCGCTACGCGAGCATATCAAATTACACAACATGGAAGAGTTGTTTGGCGAAGTCATGGTTCCGACTGAAGAAGTCGTTGAGATCCGTGGCGGTCAGCGTCGCAAAAGCGAACGCAAATTCTTCCCGGGTTACGTACTGGTCCAGATGGTCATGAACGACGCAAGCTGGCACCTGGTGCGCAGCGTGCCGCGTGTGATGGGCTTTATCGGCGGTACGTCTGACCGTCCGGCGCCGATCAGCGACAAAGAAGTCGATGCGATCATGAACCGCCTGCAGCAGGTTGGCGATAAGCCGCGGCCGAAAACTCTGTTTGAGCCGGGTGAAATGGTTCGTGTTAACGACGGTCCGTTCGCAGACTTTAACGGCGTTGTCGAAGAAGTCGATTATGAGAAGTCTCGCCTGAAAGTGTCTGTTTCTATCTTCGGTCGTGCGACCCCGGTAGAGCTGGACTTCAGCCAGGTTGAGAAAGCGTAA